A stretch of DNA from Thermococcus sp. M36:
CCTTGCTTCTAATTCATCAGCACTGCCGAATAACGGGTTAACAGCAAATAATACAAACGCACTAACAGGGGATGCAGGCTTTTGTTTTACCGTTAATTGAACCTGCTCTAATACTTTATTCCTGGTGGCTTCAAAAACTCTTATCAGTGAATCTCTTTGTACAGAAGGATTCTTGGCATTGTTTATTTTAGTAGCGGTGTTTTGTAATTTATCTTTTAACGGATTAAACTGCGTTAAGTAAGCATTGTATTCATTGTTTAATAAAGAGCCTGTTGCTGTTGCTTTTTTAATGTTGAAAGATTCTCCGCTGATGGTTATGTTTTCATTGTGCATGAATAACTCAACAGTTTCTTTATAACCGATAAAGCCTAACTGATAAAAATCAGCTCCATCTAATTTACCTGTTAATGTAAAATTTCCTTTGCGGGCATAAGTTTGTGCAATGG
This window harbors:
- a CDS encoding DUF4369 domain-containing protein gives rise to the protein IAQTYARKGNFTLTGKLDGADFYQLGFIGYKETVELFMHNENITISGESFNIKKATATGSLLNNEYNAYLTQFNPLKDKLQNTATKINNAKNPSVQRDSLIRVFEATRNKVLEQVQLTVKQKPASPVSAFVLFAVNPLFGSADELEAR